The sequence below is a genomic window from Qipengyuania flava.
GATAGAGGTCTTGAGCTTCAAGAATGGGGAGGTGGTGGTGGACGCACTAGGGCTCGAACCTAGGACCCGCTGATTAAGAGTCAGCTGCTCTACCAACTGAGCTATGCGTCCACACTGCGGCTTGCCGCGGCCCCGTGGAAAGGGGCGTTCCCGACTCGGGAGGCGCTCATATAGCGGGCTTTCTCGCGATGAAAAGCCCTATTTCGCCAATCATGCCGCTTTGAGCTTGTTGAGGCGCTTAAGGCCCTGCGCGGCAAGTTCCAGCGTCGCCCCGAAAGGGTCGGATGGATTGTCACCGATCACGACCATCCGTTCGGCTTCGAGCGCGCGAACCGCAGCGAAGGCCGCGTGCAGCGGTAGCTCGGTAACTTGTGGCAAGTCCCAGATCGTTATTGTCACACCGAGGGTCTCGGCGCGCTGCATCGCAAGCAGCACGGTGTCGCCGCCGTGGGCGCCTTGCAAACCGGGATTGTCGGTTTCGTTCGATACGGATTTGTCATCGGCCCGCCGCCGATGGGGTGTGGGGGTCATGGTGTTGCTGCCTCGTAGAATCGCAGCGGCCCCCCAGCTGCGACAATGCGTTTCGCTGGGCCTTTGGCGGATTCTCTGGTAAAACCAAGTCCTACGCTTGGGGGACAGGGAGACCGACGAGCGGAAAAATGCAAGATTTCTCGGCCACTATCGCCTGCACTGACGATTGCGAGTCCATACTCGAATACGTATTTGGCCTGCTAAAGGCCGAAGGGGCCAACTGGTTTACTTACAATTTCACACCGATCTTCGAATCGCACACCTCGCCGCAGAGCTTTATTTGGGCGCGAGACTGTCCGATTGAGTACCAGCGCCTCTACGTGGGCGAACAGTATCGCAGGCGCGACCCGATACCGCGACTTACATTCGAGCACGGACCTGTTCTAACTTGGACCCAGGCGAAAAGACTTGGTGCGAGCGACAGGGATGCTCAGTGGTTCTTCGGCGTGCTGAAAGAGATGGGCGTGACCAACTGGCTATCGGTCGCGCTGTTTGGGCCGCGGAACCGCGATGGCTATGCTGCGGTGCAATTCTCCGACGATCCGGACCAATTCGATCCGTCCCGCCTGTCCGAAATCCAGTCGCTGCTTTCAACCGCGCATCTGCAGATCTGCAAGATCATGGACGAGGGCAAGCCGACCGTCTCCCTCTCCGAGCGTGAACGCGAAGTCCTGCGCTGGATGGGGCACGGCAAGTCCTCCAGCGATATTGCGGCCATTCTCGACATCTCGCCCGAGACGGTGCGGACCTATGTGCGGCGCATCTACGATAAGCTGGACACGAACGACCGGGTCACGGCCACTGTTCGCGCGCTGAAACTGGGCCTGGTCGAACTCTAGCGGATCAGTCCCGTTCGCGGCGCCTTCTGGTTCCAGCGATTGACCATCATGAGCGAGCCGATGCAGATCATGTTGGTCATCATCGAGCTGCCGCCATGGCTCATGAAGGGCAGGGGGATACCGACGACCGGGGCAAGACCCATCACCATCATGAGGTTGATCGCGACATAGAAGAAGATCGTCGCGGTCATGCCGAGCGCGACCAGCTTGCCGAACCGGTCCTTGCTCGCCCGCGCCACCGACAGGCCCCAGCCGAGGATCATGGCAAAGGCACAAAGGACGACAAGGCCGCCGAGGAAACCCCATTCCTCGGCCATGGTGGCAAAGATAAAGTCGGTGTGGGGCTCAGGCAGGTAATGAAGGTGGCTTTGCGAGCCCTCGTTGAAACCCTTGCCGGAAAAGCCTCCCGATCCGATCGCGATCTTCGACTGGGTGATGTGGTAGCCATCGCCCAGCGGATCGCTTTCCGGGTCAAGGAAGGTGAACACGCGGCGCTGCTGGTAGGGTTGCAGCCCGAAGAAGAAGGCGAGCGGAGCGAGGATTGCGGCGAGCAAACCCGCACCGACAAACCAGCGCATCGGCAATCCGGCTGTAAACATCACCACAGCACCGCCGAAAACCAGCGCCAGCGATGTGCCGAGATCGGGTTGGAGGAGAACCAGCGCAACCGGGGTCATGATCAGGGCTCCGGCAGGGATGAGCGCGCGCCAGGTCGGGATCATGCCAACCGGAAGAGAGGCGTAGAACCGGGCCAGGACCACCACCAGGACCGGTTTCATGGTCTCCGATGGCTGAAGCTGCATGAAGCCGAGGTCGAGCCACCTTTGGCTCCCGCCGCCCACGAACCCCATGAGCTCCACCGCCAACAGCATCAGCAGGACGATCCCGTAGGCGGGGAACGCAAAGAACTGCACCAGCTCGCGCGGTAGCATGCTGATGATGAAGGCCATCACCAGGAAGACGCCAAATCGGATGAGGTGTGAGGAAGCGTAGGGGTCCCAGCTTCCCGCAGCCGCGGAAAACAGGACGAGCGCACCGAACCCGATCAGTACGAAGAGGGGGATCAGCATCTGCCAGGGTTGGCGTGCTATCGGGGCAGGAACGATGCCGCTCATTGCGCTGCGCTTCCGTTGTCGAGCTGCTGGTTCGCCTCTGCCGAGGAACGCCGGACTTCTTCCGCCGAACGCGTGTCAACGCGCGAGGGCGTGGCTTCCTCGGCCAGAGTTTCGGTCTGGCGTGCGGCGAGGCGGGCTTCCGCCTCGACCTGGTCGAAGATATCCTCGTCGCGC
It includes:
- a CDS encoding helix-turn-helix transcriptional regulator; amino-acid sequence: MQDFSATIACTDDCESILEYVFGLLKAEGANWFTYNFTPIFESHTSPQSFIWARDCPIEYQRLYVGEQYRRRDPIPRLTFEHGPVLTWTQAKRLGASDRDAQWFFGVLKEMGVTNWLSVALFGPRNRDGYAAVQFSDDPDQFDPSRLSEIQSLLSTAHLQICKIMDEGKPTVSLSEREREVLRWMGHGKSSSDIAAILDISPETVRTYVRRIYDKLDTNDRVTATVRALKLGLVEL
- the rodA gene encoding rod shape-determining protein RodA encodes the protein MSGIVPAPIARQPWQMLIPLFVLIGFGALVLFSAAAGSWDPYASSHLIRFGVFLVMAFIISMLPRELVQFFAFPAYGIVLLMLLAVELMGFVGGGSQRWLDLGFMQLQPSETMKPVLVVVLARFYASLPVGMIPTWRALIPAGALIMTPVALVLLQPDLGTSLALVFGGAVVMFTAGLPMRWFVGAGLLAAILAPLAFFFGLQPYQQRRVFTFLDPESDPLGDGYHITQSKIAIGSGGFSGKGFNEGSQSHLHYLPEPHTDFIFATMAEEWGFLGGLVVLCAFAMILGWGLSVARASKDRFGKLVALGMTATIFFYVAINLMMVMGLAPVVGIPLPFMSHGGSSMMTNMICIGSLMMVNRWNQKAPRTGLIR